A section of the Oryzias melastigma strain HK-1 linkage group LG2, ASM292280v2, whole genome shotgun sequence genome encodes:
- the LOC112156707 gene encoding aerolysin-like protein, which yields MSALVPLIEVGGSGGSPFTFTGEDNGATLRKIWVWFAGDRVKAVQVWLTDGGVQKFGKEGGEVFEFEFKDGEKITSLTLWANGVGTRLGGIKFETNHSREFFAKPIVCVHTKEYPIDVGSGICLGVAGRSGSDIDCMGFLFINTVKSTELTNVNYPTIKNAHPQIVTEEVKSFTYENDTEAVQSYTAETTITVTTKSSWSLPNKMESMFSVIVQAGIPEVVEGPNGSIFIVGPVSSYDLENTKETSDNFSYPVQVLPNKSVEVGITIGRVTVDLPYTGTVEVTCDNGGVLKINTNGEYNGVIYDDVKTVVKDK from the coding sequence ATGTCCGCCCTGGTACCTTTGATTGAGGTTGGCGGATCAGGAGGCAGTCCTTTTACCTTCACTGGTGAAGACAATGGAGCAACACTGAGGAAGATATGGGTGTGGTTTGCAGGGGATCGTGTAAAAGCTGTGCAAGTGTGGCTGACCGACGGTGGAGTTCAGAAATTTGGAAAAGAAGGCGGAGAAGTTTTTGAGTTTGAATTCAAAGACGGAGAGAAAATTACCTCACTTACACTGTGGGCAAATGGAGTTGGAACCCGGCTTGGGGGCATCAAATTCGAGACGAACCACTCAAGAGAATTCTTTGCTAAACCAATTGTATGTGTACATACAAAAGAGTACCCAATTGATGTTGGATCTGGCATTTGTTTGGGAGTTGCGGGGAGATCAGGTTCAGACATAGATTGTATGGGATTTTTGTTCATAAACACAGTCAAATCAACTGAGCTGACCAATGTCAACTACCCCACCATTAAAAACGCCCATCCCCAGATTGTTACAGAAGAAGTCAAGTCTTTTACTTACGAAAACGACACTGAGGCTGTTCAGTCATACACAGCTGAAACAACAATAACAGTAACAACGAAATCATCCTGGTCTTTACCAAACAAAATGGAATCAATGTTTAGTGTGATTGTTCAGGCAGGAATCCCCGAGGTTGTTGAGGGTCCTAATGGTTCCATCTTTATAGTGGGACCAGTAAGTTCTTATGACTTAGAGAACACAAAAGAGACAAGTGACAACTTTTCATATCCAGTGCAAGTCCTTCCCAACAAAAGTGTAGAGGTTGGCATCACCATTGGTAGAGTTACAGTGGATCTTCCCTACACAGGAACAGTGGAAGTTACTTGTGACAATGGAGGTGTTCTCAAGATCAATACCAATGGAGAGTACAATGGGGTCATTTACGATGATGTAAAAACAGTTGTGAAAGACAAATAA
- the LOC112156675 gene encoding aerolysin-like protein has product MSYLAPMLEIGGQGGSPFDLTGEDNGATLRKIWVWTGGWQVKAVRVWLTDGRVQQFGNEGGQFSEFEFQDGEQISSLTLWGNGAGTRLGAIKFNTTRSREFFAKMTDWGLKTPYQIDVGSGICVGVFGSSGSDIDCMGFKFINTIKSTKLTNVYYPTLHQVIPQIATEEIKSITYTNDTDVTQSYTVETTKTITKKSSWSVTNKIESTFSVSVQAGIPEVVEVSTGFSFTMGVESSYSLENTEERSEKLSFPVQVPPKKRVEVDITIGRATVDLPYTATVEITCYNDSVLRFNTSGEYKGVTYTDAKTVVKEI; this is encoded by the coding sequence atgtcCTACCTGGCACCTATGTTGGAAATTGGTGGACAAGGTGGCAGTCCGTTTGATTTAACAGGTGAAGACAATGGAGCCACACTGAGGAAGATATGGGTGTGGACTGGAGGGTGGCAAGTGAAGGCTGTGCGAGTGTGGCTGACCGACGGTCGAGTTCAGCAATTTGGAAACGAAGGTGGACAGTTTTCAGAGTTTGAATTCCAAGACGGAGAGCAGATTTCCTCACTTACTCTGTGGGGAAATGGAGCTGGAACCCGTCTTGGCGCGATCAAGTTCAACACGACTCGCTCTAGAGAATTCTTTGCAAAAATGACCGATTGGGGACTGAAAACACCTTATCAAATTGATGTTGGATCTGGAATTTGTGTGGGTGTTTTTGGGAGTTCAGGTTCAGACATAGATTGCATGGGATTTAAGTTCATAAACACCATCAAATCAACTAAGCTAACCAATGTCTACTACCCCACCCTTCACCAGGTCATTCCCCAGATCGCTACAGAAGAAATCAAGTCCATCACTTACACAAACGACACTGATGTTACTCAGTCATACACAGTTGAAACAACCAAAACCATAACAAAGAAATCCTCCTGGTCTGTGACAAACAAAATAGAATCAACTTTTAGTGTTAGTGTTCAGGCAGGAATCCCAGAGGTTGTTGAGGTTTCTACGGGTTTCAGCTTCACAATGGGAGTAGAAAGTTCTTATAGCTTAGAGAACACAGAGGAGAGAAGTGAGAAACTGTCATTTCCAGTTCAAGTTCCTCCTAAGAAAAGAGTAGAGGTTGACATCACCATCGGTAGAGCTACAGTGGATCTTCCCTACACAGCAACAGTGGAGATCACTTGTTACAATGATAGTGTTCTCAGGTTCAATACCAGTGGAGAGTACAAAGGGGTCACTTACACTGATGCAAAAACAGTTGTGAAAGAAATATAA